A region from the Hydrogenimonas sp. genome encodes:
- a CDS encoding 3-oxoacyl-[acyl-carrier-protein] synthase, KASIII, with translation MKAALKSIGAYVPEKVMTNRDLESMVDTTDEWISKRTGIKERHIAADDELTSDMGVEAAKVAIHRAGLKINDIDMIVCATISPDYLCMPSTACVIASKLGRTNVTAFDISAACTGFIYALAVAKAFIESGMKKNVLIVGAEKLSAIVDYTDRTTCVLFGDGAGAAVVSATRKKSEAITDIHISADGNYGDLLMTPGCGVKNPCSQRVIEEKLCTMKMKGNETFKIAVRTLTSDVVNILNDNGITSDEIKHFIPHQANYRIIKAVGDALNLAKEQVVLTVEKYGNTSSASIPMAMNDIWESGRLKYGDTMLLDAFGGGLTWGSALLPFAGKSVR, from the coding sequence ATGAAAGCCGCTTTGAAATCCATAGGTGCATATGTTCCCGAAAAGGTTATGACAAACAGAGATTTGGAGTCTATGGTAGATACAACCGATGAGTGGATTTCGAAACGTACCGGGATAAAAGAGCGGCATATTGCGGCGGATGATGAGTTGACAAGCGATATGGGTGTTGAGGCAGCCAAAGTTGCGATTCATCGTGCCGGACTGAAGATAAACGATATAGATATGATAGTCTGCGCCACTATCTCTCCCGACTATCTCTGTATGCCCTCTACCGCATGTGTCATAGCATCAAAACTGGGAAGAACAAATGTAACGGCTTTCGATATATCGGCGGCATGTACCGGCTTTATATATGCTCTTGCCGTAGCAAAGGCTTTTATAGAGTCCGGAATGAAAAAGAATGTTCTTATTGTCGGTGCGGAGAAGCTGAGTGCCATCGTGGACTACACGGACAGAACGACCTGTGTTCTCTTCGGAGACGGTGCGGGTGCGGCAGTCGTAAGTGCCACACGCAAAAAGAGTGAAGCGATAACCGACATACATATCTCTGCAGACGGAAACTACGGAGACCTTCTTATGACGCCCGGTTGCGGTGTAAAAAACCCATGTTCGCAAAGAGTGATCGAAGAGAAGCTGTGTACAATGAAAATGAAGGGTAACGAAACCTTCAAAATAGCGGTCCGAACCCTTACAAGTGATGTCGTCAATATCCTGAATGACAACGGTATCACTTCGGATGAGATAAAACACTTCATACCGCACCAGGCCAACTACAGAATCATCAAAGCGGTCGGAGACGCGTTGAACCTCGCGAAGGAGCAGGTAGTACTGACTGTAGAAAAATATGGAAACACCTCTTCCGCGTCGATTCCTATGGCAATGAACGATATCTGGGAGAGCGGCAGACTGAAGTATGGAGATACGATGCTTCTTGATGCGTTCGGCGGCGGATTGACCTGGGGAAGTGCTCTTCTGCCGTTCGCGGGAAAATCTGTCCGATAA
- a CDS encoding phosphate:acyl-ACP acyltransferase PlsX: MGGDFGHYPIVEGAIFALKKKNYLPIFVGDESKISPLIPPKFKKRVEIVHCEDVISMHEHATDALKRRNSSIYVAVDLVRNGKADAVVSAGHSGATMSLATLRIGRIKGISRPAIATFMPTSTTGKMTVVLDVGANVDCDAENLFQFAVMGDAYANKVLGCKKAKVGLLSNGEEPSKGNEVTKAAYPLISQLDSFVGNVEGGDIFNGSVDVVVCDGFVGNVLLKASEGVADTISHYLKSEIKHSPVAIAGAILMKRVFRKLKKQTDYAEYGGAPLLGVKGCTIISHGKSNPKAIKNAMFQAIRFVETDVNKAIRERLEAMNT; the protein is encoded by the coding sequence ATGGGTGGAGACTTCGGTCACTACCCAATTGTAGAAGGGGCCATTTTTGCCCTGAAAAAGAAAAACTACCTTCCAATTTTCGTAGGTGATGAGAGTAAAATCTCTCCACTCATCCCCCCGAAGTTCAAAAAACGTGTCGAAATCGTTCATTGTGAAGATGTTATCTCTATGCACGAACATGCTACAGATGCGTTGAAAAGAAGAAACTCGTCCATATATGTAGCTGTGGACCTGGTCAGAAACGGCAAAGCAGATGCGGTTGTTTCGGCTGGTCACAGCGGGGCCACGATGAGTCTTGCTACCCTGCGTATCGGCCGAATCAAGGGGATAAGCAGACCGGCTATAGCCACTTTCATGCCCACTTCCACTACAGGCAAAATGACAGTAGTACTGGACGTGGGTGCAAATGTCGACTGTGATGCGGAGAACCTCTTTCAATTTGCGGTAATGGGTGATGCGTATGCGAATAAGGTTTTGGGGTGTAAAAAAGCGAAAGTCGGACTTCTTTCCAACGGTGAAGAGCCCTCGAAGGGCAATGAGGTCACAAAGGCGGCCTATCCCCTTATAAGCCAGCTCGACAGTTTCGTCGGAAACGTGGAGGGCGGAGATATATTCAACGGTTCTGTAGATGTTGTGGTATGCGACGGCTTCGTAGGAAATGTCCTTCTTAAGGCGAGTGAAGGTGTGGCGGATACGATCAGCCACTATCTGAAGTCAGAGATAAAACACTCTCCGGTTGCAATCGCTGGTGCAATTCTGATGAAGCGCGTATTCAGAAAACTGAAAAAGCAGACCGACTATGCCGAGTATGGCGGGGCACCGCTTCTCGGTGTAAAAGGGTGTACAATCATCAGTCACGGCAAGAGCAATCCTAAAGCTATAAAAAATGCGATGTTCCAGGCGATCAGGTTTGTTGAAACGGATGTCAACAAAGCTATCAGAGAGCGCCTGGAAGCTATGAATACGTAA
- a CDS encoding LSU ribosomal protein L32p: MAVPKRRNSKTRAAKRRTHYKLTLARPVKDKDGTWRMPHRMNKFTGEYKA, from the coding sequence ATGGCAGTACCAAAGAGACGTAACAGTAAAACACGTGCGGCGAAAAGAAGAACCCACTATAAACTGACACTTGCCAGACCGGTCAAAGATAAAGACGGAACATGGCGAATGCCCCATCGAATGAACAAATTTACAGGTGAATACAAAGCGTAA
- a CDS encoding nucleoside diphosphate kinase — MERTLSIIKPDAVAKGVIGKIIDRFESNGLRVAAIKKLQLSERDAGEFYAVHKERPFFGELVEFMTSGPVVVMVLEGENAVAKNRELMGATDPKEAAPGTIRADFAESIDANAVHGSDSLENAKNEIAFFFAQREIH, encoded by the coding sequence ATGGAGCGAACACTATCAATAATCAAACCTGATGCAGTTGCAAAAGGTGTGATAGGAAAGATTATCGACAGATTCGAGAGCAACGGTCTTCGCGTTGCGGCGATTAAAAAGCTTCAACTCAGCGAACGGGATGCCGGAGAGTTCTATGCTGTCCATAAAGAGCGTCCATTCTTTGGAGAGCTTGTAGAGTTCATGACCAGCGGTCCAGTCGTAGTAATGGTGCTTGAAGGAGAAAACGCGGTAGCAAAAAACCGTGAGCTGATGGGTGCCACAGACCCGAAAGAGGCTGCTCCCGGTACTATACGGGCAGACTTTGCCGAGAGTATAGACGCAAATGCCGTTCACGGTAGCGACAGCCTGGAAAACGCAAAAAACGAAATAGCATTTTTCTTCGCCCAGAGAGAGATTCACTGA
- a CDS encoding ferredoxin, whose protein sequence is MAVLITDTCINCGACIDECPVEAIVDDEDNPTGEEIYYVYADKCVECVGYHDEPACATACPTEGCIVWDVCAEGATCRDDISEEARTEHQPVVE, encoded by the coding sequence ATGGCTGTATTGATTACAGATACCTGTATTAACTGCGGTGCTTGCATAGATGAGTGTCCGGTAGAAGCGATCGTTGATGATGAGGATAATCCGACAGGAGAAGAGATATATTATGTATATGCCGACAAGTGCGTAGAGTGTGTAGGCTACCATGATGAGCCTGCATGTGCTACAGCGTGCCCTACTGAAGGGTGTATAGTCTGGGATGTATGTGCCGAAGGTGCAACTTGCAGGGACGATATTTCCGAGGAAGCACGTACGGAGCATCAACCCGTAGTAGAATAA
- a CDS encoding S-adenosylmethionine synthetase codes for MSRSYLFTSESVTEGHPDKMADQISDAILDYIIERDPNARVACETMLSNGFCVIAGELKTKTYAPMQDIAREVVRQIGYTDALYGFDYRSAGVLNGVGEQSPDINQGVDQSGGAIGAGDQGLMFGYACRETKTLMPLPIYLAHRLTEGLAKARKDGTLPFLRPDGKAQVTVEYVDGKPSKVKTIVVSTQHDPDISQEKLKNAIIEELIYKVIPEELIDDNITYHINPTGRFVIGGPQGDAGLTGRKIIVDTYGGSCPHGGGAFSGKDPTKVDRSGAYAARYVAKNLVAAGACDRVTIQIAYAIGVVEPVSIMVDTHGTGKVDENKIEESILELFDLTPKGIMQTLDLLRPIYRKTAAYGHFGRELPEFTWEKTDRVEEIRNALGL; via the coding sequence GTGTCTAGAAGCTATCTCTTCACTTCCGAGTCCGTCACGGAAGGTCATCCGGACAAGATGGCCGACCAGATCAGTGATGCGATTCTGGACTACATCATTGAACGGGACCCCAACGCCCGTGTTGCCTGTGAAACGATGCTCTCAAACGGTTTTTGTGTTATTGCGGGTGAACTCAAGACAAAGACCTACGCACCTATGCAGGATATCGCCAGAGAGGTTGTCCGACAGATCGGATATACAGATGCGCTTTACGGATTTGATTACAGGTCTGCCGGGGTTCTAAACGGTGTTGGAGAACAGTCACCAGATATAAACCAGGGTGTCGATCAGAGCGGAGGGGCCATCGGAGCCGGAGACCAGGGATTGATGTTCGGTTACGCATGTCGCGAGACTAAGACACTGATGCCGCTGCCTATATATCTTGCCCACAGGTTGACGGAAGGGCTTGCAAAAGCCAGGAAAGACGGCACTCTGCCTTTTCTTAGACCTGACGGTAAAGCACAGGTGACTGTCGAGTATGTCGACGGGAAGCCGAGCAAGGTCAAGACTATCGTAGTATCCACTCAGCATGACCCTGATATTTCACAGGAGAAACTTAAAAACGCCATTATAGAAGAGCTTATATATAAGGTTATACCGGAAGAGCTCATAGATGACAACATCACATATCATATAAACCCCACAGGACGTTTCGTGATCGGAGGACCGCAGGGAGATGCAGGCCTTACCGGTAGAAAGATAATTGTGGATACATACGGCGGAAGCTGTCCCCACGGCGGCGGTGCATTCAGTGGTAAAGATCCGACCAAGGTGGACCGCAGCGGTGCATATGCCGCCAGATATGTCGCGAAGAATCTCGTTGCCGCAGGGGCTTGTGACCGGGTGACGATACAGATAGCATACGCGATAGGTGTCGTAGAGCCGGTCTCGATCATGGTCGATACACACGGTACCGGTAAAGTGGATGAGAATAAGATAGAGGAGTCTATACTGGAGCTCTTCGATCTGACCCCGAAAGGTATTATGCAGACTCTGGATCTTCTGCGTCCTATATATAGAAAAACGGCCGCATACGGGCATTTCGGGCGTGAATTACCGGAGTTCACATGGGAAAAAACCGACAGGGTAGAGGAGATCAGAAACGCTCTGGGACTGTAA
- a CDS encoding alkyl hydroperoxide reductase subunit C-like protein, which yields MLVTKKAPDFTANAVLGNNEIVDNFNLYENFGEKGTVLFFYPLDFTFVCPSEIIAFDHRLDEFTSRGVNVIGCSVDSHFTHLAWKNTPVERGGIGQIRYPLVADLTKDIARDYDVLLDGGVALRGSFLIDTDGTIRHAVINDLPLGRNIDEMIRMIDAMHFTNEHGEVCPAGWHKGEEGMKADPEGVAEYLEKHAEEL from the coding sequence ATGCTAGTTACAAAAAAGGCACCCGACTTCACCGCAAACGCGGTTCTGGGAAACAATGAGATAGTCGACAACTTCAATCTGTACGAAAACTTCGGTGAAAAGGGTACTGTACTCTTTTTCTATCCGCTCGACTTCACCTTCGTATGTCCTTCCGAAATCATCGCATTCGACCACAGGCTCGATGAGTTCACAAGCCGGGGCGTGAATGTGATCGGATGTTCCGTAGACTCCCACTTTACGCACCTTGCATGGAAAAACACCCCTGTTGAGCGCGGAGGCATCGGCCAGATTCGCTACCCGCTTGTAGCTGATCTTACCAAAGATATCGCACGCGACTACGATGTTCTGCTTGACGGCGGTGTCGCACTGCGCGGTTCATTCCTTATCGATACCGACGGAACTATCCGCCATGCGGTCATCAACGATCTTCCGCTCGGACGTAATATAGACGAGATGATCAGAATGATCGATGCTATGCACTTCACAAACGAGCACGGAGAGGTCTGCCCTGCAGGATGGCACAAAGGCGAAGAGGGTATGAAAGCGGATCCTGAAGGTGTTGCCGAGTACCTCGAAAAACACGCTGAAGAGCTCTAA